A genome region from Hymenobacter tibetensis includes the following:
- a CDS encoding LexA family transcriptional regulator — protein MINTNLKFWRRELALTQAQMAEKLGIKRSLVGAYEEGRAEPKLTTLVNMARLFGISLDALVTTDFSKKKNAKAALLQLQPATSTEPTRPGGGLRILALTVDKEQNENIELVPQKAAAGYLNGYADPEYLEELPKFRLPMLGTGGTYRAFEISGDSMLPIASGTVIVGRYVDDWMTLKDGTPCIVVSSKEGIVFKRVFNRLKEGAMLALHSDNPLYSPYEIGVEDVVEIWEAKAYISSTFPIADLSLSRLASIVLDLQQQVSTMKKA, from the coding sequence ATGATTAACACGAATCTTAAATTCTGGCGGCGCGAACTGGCCCTTACTCAGGCCCAGATGGCCGAAAAGCTTGGTATCAAACGCTCTTTGGTGGGCGCCTACGAGGAAGGTCGTGCCGAGCCTAAGTTGACTACTCTCGTTAACATGGCTCGTCTGTTCGGCATCTCGCTGGATGCGTTGGTAACCACTGACTTTAGCAAAAAGAAGAACGCCAAAGCGGCCCTCCTGCAGCTTCAGCCAGCTACTTCCACCGAGCCCACCCGGCCCGGCGGCGGCTTGCGCATATTGGCACTCACGGTAGATAAAGAACAAAACGAGAACATTGAGTTGGTGCCTCAAAAGGCTGCAGCTGGTTACCTCAATGGCTACGCTGACCCTGAGTATTTGGAAGAGCTGCCTAAGTTCCGCTTGCCTATGCTGGGCACGGGTGGCACCTACCGCGCCTTCGAAATCAGTGGGGATTCCATGTTGCCTATTGCTAGCGGCACTGTTATCGTGGGCCGCTACGTGGACGACTGGATGACGCTGAAGGACGGCACGCCTTGCATCGTGGTTAGCTCCAAGGAAGGCATCGTATTCAAGCGTGTTTTCAACCGCCTCAAAGAAGGTGCTATGTTGGCTTTACACTCTGACAATCCGCTGTACTCGCCTTATGAAATAGGCGTGGAAGACGTAGTGGAAATCTGGGAAGCCAAAGCCTATATCAGCAGCACCTTCCCTATTGCCGATCTTTCGCTGAGTCGCCTCGCCAGCATTGTGCTGGACTTGCAGCAGCAGGTAAGCACTATGAAAAAGGCCTAA
- a CDS encoding pirin family protein — MLKLVLATERHHAAPVAWLNSFFLFSFADYHDPKNAQFGPLRVFNDDTVQAQSGFPQHPHSEMEIVTLVLEGELYHEDTMGNKATIKKGDVQRMTAGTGMAHSEQNRTDKVLHLYQLWFLSNQKGLAPSYEQKDLNFLDSKNELVPLVSGQKVLEDVVYMNSNTTIYWCNLREEKTVTFKTFPLRNTFIYVKEGSLFINGVDIGPNDQVRSTDEHVLEIRAVKDAQFILIDLPADAANY; from the coding sequence ATGCTCAAGCTTGTTCTCGCCACCGAACGCCACCATGCTGCTCCTGTAGCGTGGCTCAACAGCTTCTTCCTCTTCAGCTTTGCCGATTACCATGACCCGAAGAACGCGCAATTCGGGCCGTTACGTGTTTTCAACGACGACACGGTGCAGGCCCAATCGGGTTTTCCGCAGCATCCGCACTCGGAAATGGAAATCGTGACGCTGGTACTGGAAGGCGAGTTGTACCACGAGGATACCATGGGCAACAAAGCCACCATCAAGAAAGGCGACGTGCAGCGCATGACAGCTGGTACTGGCATGGCCCATTCCGAGCAGAACCGCACCGATAAGGTGTTGCACCTCTACCAACTGTGGTTTTTGTCGAATCAAAAAGGCCTCGCCCCGAGCTACGAGCAAAAGGACCTAAACTTCCTGGATAGCAAAAACGAGTTGGTGCCGCTGGTATCAGGCCAGAAAGTGTTGGAAGATGTGGTATACATGAATTCCAACACCACCATTTACTGGTGTAATCTGCGCGAAGAAAAGACGGTTACTTTCAAAACGTTCCCCCTCCGCAACACCTTCATCTACGTGAAAGAAGGTTCGCTCTTCATCAACGGCGTTGACATAGGACCCAACGACCAGGTTCGCTCCACCGACGAGCATGTATTGGAAATTCGGGCGGTAAAGGATGCACAGTTTATCCTTATCGATTTGCCGGCTGACGCGGCGAATTACTAG
- a CDS encoding alpha/beta hydrolase: MLVVLLLWCSGPAGLVQAQSKESALSIGNTFTLESKILGETRRINVYYPPAYTESATVRLPVLYMPDGGMAEDFLHVAGLVQVLVGNGTMRPFLLVGIENTERRRDLTGPTTNEKDKKIAPRVGGSAAFRKFIRQELMPQIQKRYRTTPETAIVGESLAGLFVVETLLLEPDLFDTYVTFDPSLWWNNKQLVKQASSLLQGYNGRAKTLYMATSSEPEIATDGRQFAEVLQAAAKPSISWHYEPMPIETHSTIYHPAALKAFRYVFKPAVQGSAK, translated from the coding sequence GTGCTTGTTGTTCTGTTGCTATGGTGTAGTGGCCCGGCTGGACTGGTGCAGGCGCAGAGCAAAGAATCGGCGCTCAGCATAGGAAACACCTTCACGCTGGAGTCCAAAATATTAGGTGAGACGCGGCGCATCAACGTGTATTACCCACCTGCCTACACTGAGTCTGCCACTGTGCGCTTGCCGGTGCTCTACATGCCTGATGGAGGCATGGCGGAAGACTTTCTCCATGTTGCAGGGCTGGTGCAGGTGCTGGTCGGCAACGGTACAATGCGGCCCTTCCTGTTGGTTGGAATTGAAAACACCGAACGGCGGCGTGACCTCACTGGTCCTACCACCAACGAGAAAGACAAAAAGATTGCACCCCGCGTCGGGGGCTCGGCTGCTTTTCGCAAGTTTATACGGCAAGAGTTGATGCCGCAGATACAAAAGCGCTACCGCACCACACCAGAAACCGCCATTGTTGGTGAATCCCTAGCTGGCCTGTTTGTTGTCGAAACGCTATTGCTAGAACCCGATCTATTCGATACTTATGTAACCTTCGACCCGAGCCTGTGGTGGAACAACAAGCAGCTGGTAAAGCAGGCTAGCAGCTTGTTGCAAGGCTACAATGGCAGAGCGAAGACGCTGTACATGGCCACGAGCAGTGAGCCCGAAATAGCCACCGACGGCCGTCAGTTTGCCGAAGTCCTGCAAGCCGCGGCCAAGCCTAGCATTAGTTGGCACTACGAACCTATGCCCATCGAAACCCACTCGACCATCTACCACCCGGCCGCTCTCAAGGCGTTTCGCTACGTGTTCAAGCCAGCAGTGCAAGGTTCAGCTAAGTAG
- a CDS encoding M2 family metallopeptidase: MKKNFLPLLTAATLAACAPTAKTPATTPAATPETTASTPPAPQDYAAQAEEFLRNYSAEYQRLYTQSSEAEWRSNTHIVAGDTSNSGATARANGRMAAFTGSSDNILTIKALLEHKADLTELQVKQLQTALYNAANNPQTVADVVKRRIAAEAAQTEKLYGFDYKYQGKSVTTNDLDELLRKEKNPARRQQVWEASKAIGPTLKDGLLNLRDLRNQTVQALGYSDYFTYQASDYGLSREEMLTLVRKINEELRPLYRELHTYARYELAKKYNQQQVPDYLPAHWLPNRWGQDWSAMVEVKGLNIDPVLAKKGAEWQVQQAERFYKSLGFPALPPVFYEKSSLYPLPKDAAYKKNNHASAWHMNLDQDVRSLMSVEGNTEWYETTHHELGHIYYYLTYTNPEVPVLLRGGANRAYHEAMGSLMGLAATQKPFLTGLNLVDAKTQTDQTQTLLKEALNYATFIPFASGVMSEWENSFYADKLPADQLNAKWWELAKKYQGIVPPTTRGEQYLDPATKTHINDDPAQYYDYALSYVILFQLHDHIAKKILKQDPHATNYYGSKEVGAFLADIMRPGASKDWQAVLKEKTGEDLSARAMVEYFQPLMAYLKQQNKGRKYTM; the protein is encoded by the coding sequence ATGAAAAAGAACTTCCTGCCTCTTCTGACGGCTGCTACGTTAGCGGCCTGCGCCCCAACGGCCAAGACACCTGCCACCACCCCGGCCGCAACTCCCGAAACCACTGCTTCTACCCCACCTGCGCCGCAAGACTATGCTGCGCAAGCCGAGGAGTTTCTGCGCAATTACTCAGCTGAATATCAGCGCCTCTACACGCAGTCGAGTGAGGCAGAGTGGCGTTCTAACACGCACATTGTGGCGGGTGATACCAGCAACTCAGGTGCTACCGCGCGTGCCAACGGCCGCATGGCTGCCTTCACGGGTAGCTCTGATAATATTCTCACCATCAAGGCGCTACTAGAGCACAAAGCCGACCTCACCGAGTTGCAGGTGAAGCAGTTGCAAACGGCCCTCTACAACGCAGCCAACAACCCCCAAACCGTGGCCGATGTGGTGAAGCGCCGCATAGCAGCCGAAGCTGCCCAAACCGAAAAGCTCTACGGCTTCGACTATAAGTACCAGGGCAAGTCGGTCACGACCAATGATTTGGATGAGCTGCTGCGTAAAGAGAAGAATCCAGCCAGGCGGCAGCAGGTGTGGGAAGCCAGCAAGGCCATCGGCCCAACGCTCAAAGACGGCTTGCTCAACCTACGCGACCTGCGCAACCAAACGGTGCAGGCGCTCGGCTATTCCGACTACTTCACCTATCAGGCGTCAGACTACGGCTTGAGCCGGGAGGAGATGCTAACGCTCGTGCGCAAAATCAACGAAGAGCTGCGTCCGCTCTACCGCGAGCTGCACACCTACGCCCGCTACGAACTCGCCAAGAAATACAACCAACAGCAGGTGCCCGACTATTTGCCCGCGCATTGGCTGCCCAACCGGTGGGGCCAGGATTGGAGCGCCATGGTGGAAGTTAAAGGCTTGAACATCGACCCCGTACTAGCCAAAAAAGGCGCAGAGTGGCAAGTACAGCAAGCCGAGCGGTTCTACAAGAGCCTCGGCTTCCCGGCGCTGCCACCTGTATTCTATGAGAAAAGCAGCCTCTACCCGCTGCCCAAGGATGCCGCCTATAAGAAGAACAACCACGCCTCGGCTTGGCATATGAACCTCGACCAGGACGTGCGCAGTCTGATGAGTGTGGAAGGCAACACCGAATGGTATGAAACCACCCATCACGAACTCGGCCACATCTACTACTACCTCACTTACACCAACCCCGAAGTGCCCGTGCTGCTGCGCGGTGGCGCCAACCGCGCTTACCACGAAGCCATGGGCAGCCTCATGGGCCTAGCCGCCACCCAAAAGCCGTTCCTAACAGGTTTGAACCTGGTGGATGCCAAAACCCAAACCGACCAGACCCAAACGCTGCTTAAAGAAGCCCTCAACTACGCCACATTCATTCCGTTTGCATCGGGGGTGATGAGCGAATGGGAAAACAGCTTCTACGCCGACAAGCTACCCGCCGATCAACTCAACGCCAAGTGGTGGGAGCTAGCCAAGAAGTACCAGGGCATCGTGCCGCCTACCACCCGCGGCGAGCAATACCTCGACCCGGCCACCAAAACCCATATCAACGACGACCCCGCGCAGTACTACGATTACGCGCTGTCCTACGTCATTCTGTTTCAGCTCCACGACCATATTGCCAAGAAGATCCTCAAGCAGGACCCCCATGCCACCAACTACTATGGTAGCAAAGAAGTAGGCGCCTTCCTGGCTGATATCATGCGTCCCGGCGCCAGCAAAGACTGGCAAGCGGTGCTGAAAGAGAAAACGGGGGAGGACCTTTCGGCCCGTGCGATGGTGGAATACTTCCAACCGTTGATGGCTTACTTAAAGCAGCAGAACAAGGGCCGGAAGTACACTATGTAG
- a CDS encoding M90 family metallopeptidase, whose protein sequence is MQYWIFAAFVAVVVFLFYRYVTRESRQKAAALAEDFPAAWRQILNERVAFYLSLTPNDKQRFEKRIQVFLAQTLITGVQIEIDDVTRVLVAASAVIPVFGFPEWEYGNLSEVLVVPDAWKEQQDPNKETAPLSGTLLGSVRNFQTSRYMHLSKASLEQGFRDALDKQNVGIHEFAHLLDAADGVIDGIPAATLPPELRGPWAEVMAREIQAIRDGNSEINDYAGTNEAEFFAVVTEYFFEKPEKLQEHHPELYELLLRAFRQNPKKRFLRFTVDPREWLKTLRSRRKFGRNDPCPCGSGKKYKDCHLLLQQAA, encoded by the coding sequence ATGCAATACTGGATTTTTGCCGCTTTCGTCGCGGTTGTGGTCTTTCTTTTTTATCGTTACGTCACCCGCGAGTCGCGCCAAAAAGCTGCGGCGCTAGCCGAGGATTTCCCGGCTGCTTGGCGGCAGATTCTGAACGAGCGTGTGGCCTTCTATTTGTCGCTCACCCCGAACGATAAGCAGCGGTTCGAAAAGCGGATTCAAGTGTTTCTGGCCCAAACCCTTATCACGGGCGTGCAGATTGAAATTGACGATGTGACCCGCGTATTGGTGGCCGCTTCGGCTGTCATTCCGGTGTTTGGCTTTCCTGAGTGGGAATACGGCAACCTGAGCGAGGTACTGGTAGTGCCCGACGCCTGGAAAGAGCAGCAAGACCCCAACAAGGAAACGGCGCCGCTCTCAGGTACGCTGCTCGGTAGCGTCCGCAACTTCCAGACTTCCCGCTACATGCACCTTTCCAAAGCGTCTTTGGAACAAGGCTTCCGCGACGCGCTAGACAAGCAGAACGTGGGCATCCATGAGTTTGCCCACCTGCTCGATGCTGCCGACGGCGTGATTGATGGTATTCCCGCCGCCACGCTGCCGCCTGAGTTGCGTGGGCCGTGGGCCGAAGTAATGGCCCGCGAGATTCAAGCCATCCGCGACGGTAACTCGGAAATCAACGACTACGCTGGCACCAACGAAGCCGAGTTTTTCGCCGTCGTGACCGAGTATTTCTTCGAGAAGCCCGAGAAGCTACAGGAGCACCACCCCGAGCTGTACGAACTGCTGTTGCGGGCATTCCGCCAGAACCCTAAAAAGCGTTTCCTGCGCTTCACCGTAGACCCGCGTGAGTGGCTGAAAACCTTGCGCAGCCGCCGCAAATTTGGCCGCAATGATCCGTGCCCATGCGGCAGCGGCAAGAAATACAAGGATTGCCATTTGTTGCTACAGCAGGCAGCGTAA
- a CDS encoding ABC transporter permease: MLRNYLKIALRSLWRNKAFSAINVFGLAIGIATCLIIMLFVQNELSYDRYNEKADRMVRVVFRGSVQGEKMEEGFVMPPVAQTLLAEYPEVEDATRLTNSGGNQRISYGDKSFREDAVAFVDANFFQVFTIPFLQGNSKTALVQPNTIVVSQAMAHKYFGNANPIGKVLTFKGGAQPFKVTGVFDKVPVNSHFHFDFFASLASVPDAKSSSWMTSNYFTYLVLPAGYDYKQLDAKLPQVVEKYMGPQLKQAMGMSFTQFRQKGNDLGLFLQPLTDIHLRSNFRGNLEAGGDIRYIYIFTAIALFMLVIACINFMNLSTAGASKRAREVGVRKVLGSMKRQLVGQFLLESILLTMVALLLAMVLVTMALPVFNELAGKNLALDFAAKPWLLPALLLFGVLVGVLAGSYPAFFLSSFNPVTVLKGRFASGKKSSGLRSGLVVFQFCVSITLIVCTAVVYQQLHYIQSKKLGYDKNHVLVLPETWMLGKHADAFRQQLQQDPRVLSISTSGYLPAGNSNYNNFLVSLDNDASRLMKTLRYEVDDHYIPTLGMQLVTGRNFSKRFSSDSVGIILNETAVRAFGWEKNPLDHVLSQSDNQGHKTTYRVIGVVKDFHFKSLHEPISPLVMTLGSNSGSVIVKAKTTDMAGLVASLKERWSAFSTEEPFTYSFLDERLAQTYDTERKTGRILYIFAALTVFVAYLGLFGLATFTAEQRTREIGIRKVLGASVTNIVGMLSKEFLKLVLVANLVAWPLAWLIMNNWLQNFAYRITIGWWIFAAAGLAALLVALVTVSMKAMHAATSNPIKNLRAD; the protein is encoded by the coding sequence ATGCTCCGGAATTATCTGAAAATAGCGCTACGCAGTCTGTGGCGTAACAAGGCCTTTTCCGCCATCAATGTGTTTGGGCTGGCTATCGGCATCGCTACCTGCCTGATCATCATGCTGTTCGTGCAGAACGAATTGAGCTACGACCGCTACAACGAAAAAGCCGACCGCATGGTGCGGGTGGTGTTCCGGGGGTCGGTGCAGGGCGAAAAGATGGAGGAAGGCTTTGTGATGCCGCCGGTAGCGCAAACGCTGCTGGCCGAATACCCCGAAGTGGAAGATGCCACCCGCCTGACAAACAGCGGCGGCAATCAGCGCATCAGCTACGGCGACAAATCATTTCGGGAAGATGCCGTGGCCTTTGTTGATGCCAACTTCTTCCAGGTGTTCACCATCCCTTTCTTGCAGGGTAATTCTAAAACGGCGCTGGTACAGCCCAATACCATTGTGGTTTCTCAGGCAATGGCGCACAAGTACTTTGGCAACGCCAACCCGATAGGCAAGGTGCTGACCTTCAAAGGTGGCGCCCAGCCTTTCAAGGTCACCGGCGTCTTCGATAAGGTGCCCGTCAACTCGCACTTTCATTTCGATTTCTTTGCGTCCCTGGCCAGCGTGCCGGATGCCAAATCCTCGTCCTGGATGACGTCCAACTACTTCACGTACTTGGTGCTGCCTGCGGGCTACGACTATAAACAACTAGACGCCAAGCTGCCACAGGTGGTAGAGAAGTACATGGGGCCGCAGCTAAAACAGGCCATGGGAATGAGCTTCACGCAGTTCCGGCAAAAAGGCAACGACTTGGGCTTGTTCCTGCAACCCCTAACCGACATTCACCTACGGTCCAATTTCCGAGGTAACCTGGAAGCCGGCGGCGACATCCGTTACATCTACATCTTCACGGCCATTGCGCTGTTTATGCTGGTTATTGCCTGCATCAATTTCATGAACCTCTCCACGGCTGGGGCCTCCAAGCGCGCCCGCGAGGTAGGCGTGCGGAAAGTGCTGGGCTCCATGAAAAGGCAGCTGGTCGGGCAGTTTCTGCTGGAATCCATCTTGCTCACCATGGTTGCTTTGCTGCTGGCCATGGTGCTAGTCACGATGGCCCTGCCCGTCTTCAACGAGTTGGCGGGCAAGAACCTGGCGTTGGATTTCGCGGCCAAGCCGTGGCTGCTCCCCGCGCTGCTGCTGTTTGGCGTGCTGGTCGGGGTGCTGGCCGGCAGTTACCCGGCCTTCTTTCTGTCATCGTTCAATCCAGTGACGGTGCTGAAAGGCCGGTTTGCGTCCGGCAAAAAAAGCAGCGGCTTGCGCAGCGGCTTGGTGGTATTTCAGTTCTGTGTTTCTATTACCCTCATTGTGTGTACCGCCGTGGTGTATCAGCAGCTGCATTACATACAAAGCAAGAAGCTGGGCTACGACAAAAATCACGTGCTGGTATTGCCGGAAACCTGGATGCTGGGCAAGCATGCCGATGCGTTTCGGCAGCAGCTTCAGCAAGACCCCCGGGTGCTGAGCATCAGCACCTCAGGCTACCTGCCGGCTGGCAACAGCAACTACAACAACTTCTTGGTCAGCCTCGACAACGATGCCTCCCGCCTGATGAAAACATTGCGCTACGAGGTAGACGACCACTACATCCCGACCCTGGGTATGCAGCTGGTAACCGGCCGCAACTTCTCGAAGCGCTTTTCTTCTGACTCGGTGGGCATCATCCTCAACGAAACGGCAGTGAGAGCCTTTGGCTGGGAAAAAAACCCGTTGGACCACGTGCTGTCCCAATCCGACAACCAAGGGCACAAAACCACTTATCGAGTAATAGGAGTGGTGAAAGACTTCCACTTCAAGTCACTGCACGAACCGATTTCACCGCTCGTCATGACGCTGGGCAGCAACTCCGGCTCCGTGATAGTGAAAGCGAAAACCACCGACATGGCGGGGCTGGTGGCTTCCCTGAAAGAGCGGTGGAGCGCCTTCTCCACCGAAGAGCCGTTCACGTACTCTTTTCTGGATGAGCGGTTGGCGCAAACTTATGACACCGAGCGAAAGACGGGCCGCATCCTGTACATTTTCGCGGCCCTCACCGTGTTTGTGGCGTACCTAGGCTTGTTTGGTTTAGCTACGTTCACGGCCGAGCAGCGTACGCGAGAGATTGGGATTCGGAAGGTGTTGGGCGCCTCAGTGACCAATATTGTAGGGATGCTGTCCAAGGAATTCCTTAAGCTGGTACTTGTCGCCAACTTGGTGGCGTGGCCGTTGGCGTGGCTGATCATGAACAACTGGCTTCAGAACTTCGCTTACCGCATCACCATTGGGTGGTGGATTTTTGCGGCCGCTGGCCTAGCCGCTTTGCTCGTGGCGCTTGTTACCGTGAGTATGAAAGCAATGCACGCCGCCACCAGCAATCCTATCAAAAACCTGCGAGCCGATTGA